A single region of the Trichocoleus desertorum ATA4-8-CV12 genome encodes:
- the queG gene encoding tRNA epoxyqueuosine(34) reductase QueG, whose translation MSHLPTTPNIDRDRIKQKALELGFHKVGIAAADLDADSSEVQKLQTWLHSGYQADMAWMDNSKRQDVRLIMPEVQSVICVALNYYTADQRPEGKEYAKISRYGWGRDYHRVLHKKLKAFANWLQAQEEGIQARYYADTGPVQDKVWAQKAGLGWIAKNSNVITREYGSWVFLGEILTNLALEPDRPHTEHCGTCTRCLEACPTGAIAQPFVVDANRCIAYHTIENRAETLPEAIATNMQGWVAGCDICQDVCPWNQRFAQVTDASESQPYPWNVAPKLSELAEISDEDCDRRFPASALRRIKPEMLRRNARANLRNTQP comes from the coding sequence ATGAGCCACCTGCCTACAACCCCAAATATCGATCGCGATCGCATCAAACAAAAAGCCTTGGAATTAGGCTTCCACAAAGTTGGAATTGCCGCAGCTGATCTCGATGCCGACAGTTCTGAAGTGCAGAAACTACAAACCTGGCTCCACTCAGGTTATCAAGCAGACATGGCTTGGATGGACAATTCCAAACGCCAAGATGTGCGGCTGATTATGCCAGAAGTGCAATCAGTCATCTGTGTAGCGCTCAACTATTACACTGCTGATCAGCGACCGGAAGGCAAAGAATATGCCAAAATCTCTCGTTACGGTTGGGGACGGGACTACCATCGCGTATTACACAAAAAGCTCAAAGCCTTTGCTAACTGGTTGCAAGCTCAAGAAGAAGGCATTCAAGCTCGTTACTACGCTGACACTGGCCCAGTCCAAGACAAAGTGTGGGCACAAAAAGCGGGCTTAGGTTGGATTGCCAAAAACAGCAACGTGATTACGCGGGAGTACGGTTCCTGGGTTTTTCTGGGAGAAATCTTAACCAACTTAGCTTTAGAACCTGATCGCCCGCACACAGAACATTGCGGTACCTGCACCCGTTGCCTAGAAGCCTGCCCTACTGGCGCGATCGCCCAACCGTTTGTGGTGGATGCCAACCGTTGCATTGCCTACCATACGATTGAGAACCGAGCAGAAACCCTCCCAGAAGCGATCGCGACTAACATGCAGGGCTGGGTTGCAGGTTGTGATATTTGCCAAGATGTCTGCCCTTGGAATCAACGCTTTGCGCAAGTCACAGATGCTAGCGAATCCCAACCTTACCCTTGGAACGTCGCACCTAAACTGAGCGAACTGGCAGAAATTTCTGATGAAGACTGCGATCGCCGTTTTCCAGCCTCTGCTCTGCGACGAATCAAACCTGAGATGTTACGA
- a CDS encoding nuclear transport factor 2 family protein, which translates to MPDAIVSNISTSDVPAQVAISIEGITEPTILRYFELLNAGDFEATSQLFAPDGVMNAPFESAIVGPEAIAAYLKQEATGMTLLPQQGVTEAIENDCTQVQVAGKVQTPWFSVNVSWLFNLDAQQKILAATVKLLASPQELLNLRR; encoded by the coding sequence ATGCCAGATGCCATTGTTTCGAATATTTCTACTTCTGATGTTCCCGCTCAAGTAGCGATTTCAATAGAAGGGATTACAGAACCGACAATTTTACGATACTTTGAACTGCTCAATGCGGGTGATTTCGAGGCGACCAGCCAGTTATTTGCTCCTGATGGGGTGATGAATGCACCGTTTGAGTCAGCAATTGTGGGACCTGAGGCGATCGCTGCTTACCTAAAGCAAGAAGCTACAGGCATGACCCTCTTACCTCAACAAGGTGTCACAGAGGCGATCGAGAATGATTGTACTCAGGTGCAAGTAGCTGGTAAGGTTCAAACTCCCTGGTTCAGCGTGAATGTTTCGTGGTTGTTTAACTTAGATGCCCAACAAAAAATTCTTGCTGCCACGGTCAAACTCTTGGCTTCTCCTCAAGAACTCCTAAATCTTCGCCGTTAA